The following proteins are encoded in a genomic region of Phycisphaera sp.:
- a CDS encoding 2Fe-2S iron-sulfur cluster-binding protein, with product MHLRHSDHDHGPKEVPVKFILEDPEALTGSEREEWEVLAAKGEHLLEVAIDNGINIEHACGGVCACSTCHVYIEKGMDEVTEATEAEEDRVEEAPGLQMNSRLSCQCEIEGDGPITVRVPAWNRNAVKEVPH from the coding sequence ATGCACCTACGCCACAGCGACCATGACCATGGGCCCAAGGAGGTCCCCGTCAAGTTCATCCTGGAAGATCCAGAGGCCCTCACCGGTTCCGAGCGCGAGGAGTGGGAAGTGCTGGCCGCCAAGGGTGAGCACCTGCTCGAGGTCGCCATCGACAACGGCATCAACATCGAGCACGCCTGCGGCGGCGTGTGCGCTTGCTCAACGTGCCACGTGTACATCGAGAAGGGCATGGACGAGGTGACCGAGGCCACCGAGGCCGAGGAAGACCGCGTCGAGGAGGCCCCAGGCCTGCAGATGAACAGCCGGCTGAGCTGCCAGTGCGAGATCGAGGGCGACGGGCCCATCACGGTCCGGGTTCCCGCGTGGAACCGCAACGCCGTCAAGGAAGTACCGCACTAG